The Brachyspira hyodysenteriae ATCC 27164 sequence TAATTATTACCATTATAACGGACATTGAAGCGGAAAAGTTTGCATTGCTTCCTACTTCGCTTATGAACTCTGAATATATCATAGTAGGCATAGTTCTGTATCCTTCGCCTATAAGCATAGGAGTACCGAAATCAGCCAATGCATTCATAAATACAATGAGTCCTGCTGAAACTATAGTTGGTTTTATTAGTGGTATAGTTACAGTCATATTTCTCATAAAACTAGAAGCACCTAGATTTTCAGAAGCCTCTAAAAATATATTATCAATTTTTCCTAAAGCTCCGTAAACATACATAAATATAAATGGATACAGTTTTAAAGAAAAAACTAAAAGTATGCCATCAAAACCATATATAGTTGGTATATTTATACCTATATATGAAAAAAATCTGGTAATAACTCCATTTCTTCCAAGAAGCAGTATCCAAGAATATGCACCTATAAATGCCGGCGACATCATAGATATTATTATTAGAATTTCTATGATTCTTTTGCCTTTTAAATTATACATTTTCATACAGTAGGCTAAAGGAGTTCCTATTAATACAGCAAGTATAGTTACAGAAGTTGTTACTACAAAACTATTTATTAAAGTGCTGTAATAATATTTTTTGGTAAAGAATCTTATAAAATTATTTAATGTCCAAGCATCTGTTTTTATATCTTTAAAACTACTTAAAAATAATGAAAATAATGGATAAACTAAAAATAATGCAAAGACAAATGTCATTATTATAGTAATATATGTCCAAAAGTCCATTTTTTTTAATATAGTTTTTATTTTGTTTCTCATAATTATTTTCTCTTTTCACTGCTGATAATGATATTTACTTTATCATCAGGATTTTAGTAAGAAAATATATAGATATTTTTAAATACCTGCTGTAACTATATTTTTAAATTTCTCAAGCCAAGCTTCTTTATTTTTATCAACCATTTCTTCATCTTCTTTTATATCATTTATATTTTCAAGAGGCATAAGTATTTGAGAACCTTCTAAATTTTTTATTATTGCTCTTGTGAATAATTCATCATTGATAATTTTTTGGGCATCATAGCTTGTTACAAAATCTACAAACTTTTTGGCATTTTCTAAGTTTTTAGCATTTTTTATTATAGCCATAGAATGTGCTTTAGTTAGTACGCCTTCTTTCATATATATAACGTCTATAGGTGATCCTGTATGTATATAGTTTGCAGCTGCACTTTCAAATGTAAGCCCTACAGCATATTCATTATCAGCAACACCTTTATATACTGCTGAAGAACTGCTTAAAAGTTTTCCGTCTAAATTAGCATACAATTTTTCTACATAATCCCATCCGTTTTCTGGATTACCGTTGCCCATAGCATAAAGCATATTAACTAACTGTTCAAAAGATGATGATGAAGTAGTAGGATCATTAAATGCTATTTGTCCTTTTAAAGCAGGGTTAAGCAAATCAGCATATCCTTCTACTTTTATATCTTTTATTAAATTTGTATTTATTATTAATACGCTTGGACTTAGCATAAAGCCTGTTATGTATTTTTCTTTACTTCTGTAATCTTCGTATATGTTGTCATAATTTGTTGTAACATATTCTTGAAAAAGCTCTGAATTGTATTTTAGTATATTTTCATTAGCAGCAAAAAATATATCTCCTAGAGGATCATTTTTTTCAGCTTCTATTCTTTTTATTATTTCAGCAGTACCTGCTATGATAATTTCTACATTTATATCAGGATTTTTTTTACCAAATTCTTCTACAAGTCTGTCAATAAAAAATCTAGTTGCAGGAGTGTATATTACCAGACTATTTATATTTTCTTCTTTTTTGTTGTTAGAGCATGAAAGAATTGATATTATTAATAATAAAGATACTAGAAATATTTTAATTGTATTTTTCATATTTTTATCCTCGTTTTTATTTTTTATAATTTATCTGTAATTATATTTTTAAATTTTTCAAGCCAAGCTTCTTGATTTTCTTTCACAAAATTATCTATATATTCTAATTCTTCATTTGAAGTGATGGCATTTATATTTTTTATATCAACTAATATAGGAGATGCTCCTAAATCTTTTCTTACGGCTCTTGCATTAAGCTCATCATTCATTTTCTTTTGAGTATCAAAGCTAGTCATATAATCCAAAAACTTTTTAGCATTTTCCATATTTTTAGCATTTTTGATTATATATATTCCGGCAGGCTCCATTATAACGCCTTCTTTCATATATACTAATTTCACAGGAGATCCAGAAACAGCATAATTGGCAGCTGCATTCTCAAATGTAAGTCCTACAGTATATTCATTATCAGCAACACCTTTATATACAGCAGAAGAACCTGTGAGTAATTTTCCGTCTAAATTGTCGCATAATTTATCAATATATTCCCAGCCTTTATTGATATCATCTTTTCCCATTGTATACAATATAGTAACTAAATGTTTGAAAGATGATGAAGATGTAGATGGATCATTGAATGCTATTTTTCCTTTTAGTTTTTCATTAGTTAAATCAGAATAGCCTTCTATATTTATGTTGCCTACAAGATTAGTATTTACTATTAATACGCTTGGGCTAATCATAAATCTAGTCATTGTACCTTCTACGTTTTTATAGCTGTCTAGTATTTCATTTTCATTTGTTGTTGTGTAATTTTCAAATAAATCCTGATTGTTCTTTACCAAATTAATATTGGCTGCCATTAAAACATCGCATAAAGGATCATTTTTTTCTGTTTCTATTCTTTTTATTAATTCACCTGTTCCTGCGATTATTACTTCTACCTCTATATTTGGATTTTTGCTTTTGAAATCCTCTATTAAAGGATCTATAAAATCTCTTGAAGAAGGTGAATATATTACCAATGATGAAGTTTCAGATGTATTTTCATTTTTGCTGCATGAAAATAGCATTATAGAAATTATTAAAATTATAATTATTCTTGTAAAAGTACCAAAAAATCTCATAATTTTATCCCGCAATTAATTTTGCAATAAAATATATTATATTGTGTTTTTGTCAACAAAAAAATAAGCTTTTTAGTGCTATAAAGTGTAAATTAGTGCAAAAAGAGTTTACATAATAAAAAAATGCTAATAAAAGTTATCATAATATCGATAATTATGTTAACACTTTAACATTAGGATTATAATACATAATATGAAAAGCAAAATAGCTGAAAAAGCGTATACTCTCATAAAAAAGAAGAAATATAAAAAAGCAAAAGAGATGCTTCTTAATAATAAAGTGAGAATGTCTCATGATGCGGAAGCTCTTGCTATGCTTTCATTTGCTGATATATTTTTAAAAGATTTCTACGGTGCCGAAGAACTTTCAAGAAAGGCTCTTAGAGAGGATAATTTTTGCTTTAATGCTATGCTTGCAAAAGCTTATATTAGTTTGCATAATGGACATAGAGAAAATGCTTTAAGAGAGTATTTCAGAATATTAGATTTAGATCCTGAAAATAAAGTCGCTAAAGACAATATAGAAAGAATAAGATTTTTAACTAATAATGCTAGAGGCGATGAGATTAATCCAAGAGCATATTTACTTGGCAAGAAAAAATTATCAATGTCTAGATTTTTGGTGCTTATACCTATAGCATTCATACTCACATTTTTATCATACATAACAATAGACAGAGTTTATCCTAAAATAAGATATGTACTTCTTGATAAAGAGCAAAAAGAATTAAGAGAAAAACTTGAGAATGTATACTTATTTGAAGGATTGGAAGACGGCAAGATTCCAGAGAGTGCCAAGAGTCCCACATACTCACCACGTGAAGTAGCAGAGATGTTTGATAAGGCTAAAAACAATATGAGAAGTGCATCTGTTAATGAAGCTGTTATGATAATAAATGGTGCATTAAAGAGCGACATAAACGAATATTTAAAAGAGAGATTCAGAGTGCTTAAACAATTTGTAATAGCACCAGATTATAATATTTTTAGAGAGAGTCCTGACTATCTTACAGTAGTTGCAAATTACGACTTATACAATGGCGGATATGTGAAATGGAAAGCCGATGTAAACACTGTAGGTCAAACCAATATAGACGGCATACCAAAGAAAAGAGCAAGACTTTTGATTTATGACACAGCCGACAAGAACATTGCAGGCGTTGCTGATTTAATAGTAAATGTTACTGTAACATTAGAGCCTAAAAACTATATAGAAGTGTACGGTAAGATTTTGGGCTATGATGCCAAGCAGAAATCAATACAGCTCGAAGGTCAGATTATAAAGCATTTGCCTAAGAAGAAGTAAAAAACTATAATTGCATAATCATCAAAAAACTATATAATAAAAAAATCTTATAAATAGGATTTTATATGTCTAAATATGATTTTAATATTATTATAGAGCAAGATGAAGATGGAATGTATATAGCAACGGTTCCTGCATTAAAAAGCTGTTATACTCAGGCAAAATCGATAGATGAGCTATACATAAGAATAAAAGAAGTTATAGAGCTTTGTCTTGAAGTTGAAGAAGAACATAACTATTTGAAAGATAATTATAAATATAATAAACTCATAAAAGCTGACAAGGTAGAAGTTAGTATATGAGCAAATTGTCCATATGTGATTCAAAAACTATGATAAAAATTCTTATGTTATTAGGTTTCAAAGAATTAAGGCAAAAAGGAAGTCATAAATTTTTTATTAATGATAAAGGGCTTACTACTGTTATACCTGTTCATAATGAAGATTTAACAAGAGGTTTAATCAGAAAAATTTTAAAAGATATCAATATAACTATAGATGAATATGAGAAATTAAAAAAATCAATTTAATTATAAGAATCTCAAGCCCCTTTAGCAAATTTCCTAAACGCCTGAACAGTCTGCACCGAGCCGTACCAAAAAGCAATTTTACCTATAAAATAACTTATTGCTCTAATAATAGTATTGTCTTTGTATATATAACTTTCATTAGTTTTATCTAATATTATTTGATTAAAATTTGTAGGTGTTATATATGAAAGAAGTTCTTTTATAAAACTTTTATTATCAATATCTATAAGTATACTAAAAATATAGTTCTGAATAGGAATGAATAATATTAAATATGTAAACATTGAAATAAATATATATTTTGTAATCTTTGTATTATCACATAATGGTATAAAAAGAAATGAAATAAGTACAAATATAAAAATTGGTATATTATAAATATTATACGAAAGAGTAAAAAACACACTTGGAAAAAGAATAGTACAAATAAAAGCCTTAATCCAATTCTGCCCATTGTCGCTATATAAAGAACTTAATTCAATAGAAAGTATATCGCCGAAAGTTTTTAGATTTTTATTTTCTTTAAATTGCTCTTTTAATTCCTCTTTATGTAGTCTAGTTTCTTCTGCTTGATATTCTAATGCTTTTATATAATTAGATTTTTTTAATTCTTCATTTTTTAGTATTCTTGCAGTTTCAGAATTTAATATATTATAAAAATTACTATCTAAGTAATAAAGATTATCCATAATATATGTATTTTTAAGATTTATATTTTTTATATCTATATTTTTTAATATGATTTTTCCATTTATTCTTGTATTAAGAATAGATAATTTTTTGATACATATTTTATTTTTTTGTGAGTTATTAATTAGTGAAATTGAATATTTATCATCTGTAAATATAATACTATTAAAAATTAATTCTGTATTTTCATTAACATTAAAATTATATAATTCAAAATTATTTTCTAATTTTAAATAATGAAATATTACTTGAGAATAAAAAATAGTTCCATTAAAACTAAAGTATTTGAAATGATTATAATAATCTGGAAATTCTATATTTTTATTGAAATTAGCGTGATCAAAAAAAACTTTATTATTAAAATATGAACATAGAAGATTAACATCTCCATTAAATATGGTACATTTAAAAGAAGTTTTTTCATAAAATGAAGTTTGAAACAATTCTAAATCACAATTAAATACAGAATTATCAAAATAAACATAGTTATAGAAATTTGTATCTGAAAAATCTACATCTGAAAAAATACAATTATTAAATTTAGTAATATCATCAAATTTACAATGCCAAAAATTAACACCTGAATTAAATATTGTATTTGAAAAATTAACTGTTTTTTTAAAATTTGAACAAGAAAAATCTATAAATATGCTAAATTTAAATTTAGATAAATCAAAATATTTTTCAAAAATTAGAGTTGATAAATTTATGTAATCAAGATTTAAATATTCAATTTTTTCTATAGATAATAAATTTATAATTTTTCCTATATCAAAACTAAAGTTAACCTTAATAAATTTATCTAAAGTTACATTTATAGGATTTTTATAACCTATGTTCAAAACTAAATCTTTGTTTTCTACTTCATTAATATCAATATTTTTTTCTTTAGATATTTCTTTTTTTTGTTCATTTAAATCATAGATTAACCATTTTATTAATTCTTGTTCATTATTATATTCTTTAGGTTGTTCCATAAAAAACTCTTAAAAAATTTATGATTCAATTATAAACTAAATAATTAAATCATCAACAATATATAAGATAATTAAAAAATTCTAAACAAGGGCTAACAGCCCGCATGCTAATATAGATTAGTTTATATTTTTGAGGCTTGCTAGAAATATAAGGCTGTCCCTTAATGATGTAATTGTTTTTTGTTTCTTTTTTACAAAAAAGAAATGCCATTTTTTTGGTTCTTTTTTTGGGCAAGCAAAAAAAGAACGATAACAATTTGATTTACTTTAATAAAGTAAGTCATTCTTTCAAAAATCCATGCTCATACACCTTAACAGCAATCTTTTTAGCAAGAATATCGAGATTGAATTTAAGGTCGGCAAGTAAAGAGTTGTAAGTCTCATCTTTGGAAGTAGGATTCATACGCCCCTTATCGTTAAATTTTTGGAAAAACGCACGTATATCATAATATGACGCATTAACATTTATGAGATCGAAAGAATGATAATACTTCCATAGTGATAAACCAGCCTTAAAAACCGCCTTAGCCTCTTTAGAAAATTTCAAAGGCTTTGAAGATTTTGTATTGCTAGTAAATAAATCGCCTGAACTATTACTGCTCTTAATTTTGCCTGATAGGAAATCAGTCATGAAATGTGAAGAGAAAGAGTCTTTTGCATCAACTTCAGCTTCAGTGAACGGTATCCAGTGGTTTACAGTATCTTTACCAGATATATGATTTCTTGAATGGAACAAAGCGAAAGCAACACAGTCATTCTGAAACTCGGTGTCATCTTCCCAAGAGCTATTAGGATAAAAAAATTGGTCATTATGATTAATCCAAGTATGATCTATACAATGGCGAACAGATAATGCAATCATAACTTCTATTAGATTATTAGGAGATATATGTATTTTTTGATTATGCTGTGAATCGGATACATAATTAGCAATAAATACTAAATTTTGTTGTTGAAAATCAGCCCCACCTATATTTAACATTCCTAAATCTTGATAATCTCCTTGTGGTCTCAATTCTGAAATCCATTGAGAAAACATTTTTAAATTATCATATGCATAAAAATTTTTTTTGCTATAAATATTTGAATTTTCATTAATGATATCCAATTTTACATTTGTTATTTTTTGTTTTTTAGAGGTATCCCAAATTAAAAATCCTATAGGAAATTCTCCTTTTACATTATCAAATGTATTAGCTAATACAATAAATCCTTTTAAAAAGTTAGGCTGAAATATTTCTCTAAATTTTTTAAAATTAATAGAATTAATATATTTTAAAGTTGAAAAAGAAGCCAATATACAATTATTTATTTCTTTATAAGCTCTTATAAAAAAATGAGCAAAAAGTTCATTACTTGCCTTACTTAAAATTTCTTTGTATTTAAAATATGTATTATTTTCTGTTGTAACTTTATCTTTATGTTCTCCGCTTGATGACATTTTCTTTCTATTTCCAGATTCAGCGTAAGGAGGGTTGATATATATTACTAATTTCTTTCTTTTCTCTTCATCATCTATTATAGCTTTCAAGTCTTTAGGGAGTTTATCAAATTCATCATTCAAAAAATCGAATTGAAATATATGATTTTCAAGCAGGTTAGCTCCGTTCTTTACTCTCTCTTTCATTATTTCTACATCTGCCTTGTCTAAAGTAGAAGCCCAGATATTATATTTATTCGTAAGTCCTGCAAGCAAATTACCTGTACCTGCAGCACAGTCCCATATATAATATTCGTCCTGCCAATTCTCGCCCAATGCTTCTGCAATATATTCCTGACTCTTTTCAACCCATATCTGAGGTGTGAAAAATGAGCCTTTTCTCTCCCTTATATCCTGCGGTACTAATAAATCGCGTCTTTCTATTATATAATCCCAATATTCCTCTTTCGGCGGTCTTTGATATCTTTTCCAAAACTCATTATGTGCCTTCTGCTTATCATAAAAATGTGCTTCCTTACTTGAGGCTAATCCCATATCGTCTATTTTTCTGTCAAGCTCATAATGATCTTCTTTAAGTATTACATATAGTTTTTCTTTTAATGTTAAATTATTTTCGCTTAATAAATCCGCTAAATAAAAATCGGCATCTATTATACCGTATGTTTTAGCCTTGTCCCAATCTACAGATATAGATGTTTTTACAGCATTAAGCCATTTTGAATATATATTAACAAAATTATTCTTATCAATCTGCACTTTCGATAAAGAGTTTTTACCGGCTATAAAATTAACCCTTATAAACTCTTTTAATTCCGTATCATCATCATCAAATTTATAAATATAGCTTTCATTTTTCAAAGTATCTTCTACTAGATTATAAAGCTGTTTAAACTCTTTAGACTCATGATCTGAAGGCGTTACATTCCAATTAAAATCATTTTGATTAAATACATCAAGAACTTTATAATATTGAATAAAAGCTATTTTTTCTGCATCAAAAGCTCCCAAAAATGGGGGAGGCAAATGCTTATCAAAAACTCTTTTCTTTCCTATAGTAAGTATCAGCTGCACAAAAGATTCATAAATATCGTTTTTATTTCCTTTTTTAGCTTCCGCCCACAAAAAATATTCTGTTTCTTTTTTGTCTGCTTCTTTTTTAGGTGCAATACTGAAATCAATCTCTTCTATGATTTGAGTATTATCGAAAGAGTGAAAATAATCTCTTGCTACTTTATTTTTTAATTCTTCTTCTCTGATAGTTTTACTGTAAGACATAAGATTATAATAGTATAATTTATGTCGAAAGTCAATATTTTTGCACTGTTAAAATTACTCAAAAAAAGATAATTTTCTATTTGTGAATTTTTTATTATATAGTATAATATCTAAAGGACAAAGCTATATTTTAAAAGGAGTTTACAAATATGGTTACAGCTATTACTACTACTGACACAACTAATACTTATGTTACGTCAATAGGCGGGGTAAATATCACTGTCAGAAGCAATTTCTCTGACAAAACAGCTACTGTTGAAGTAGAGCCGAAAATTACGGGGGGTGCTTTAAATGTGCAAGGGTGATTTCCCCCTTATCGCATTTATATTATCGGTTCTTTAATTTAATACTTTAGTAAAGTTTTTGTTCAATTATTAAAAGTAATGGAGTTGTTCGTGGGAGACAGCTCCATTTTTTATGCTTGAATTATTGATATTTTTGTTTATACTTTTATATTATCTTATATATTTTCTATAGTTATATAAGATAAATTATAAAGGCGGAATTTATGAATAATAAATATAATGAAAATAAAAAATATGAAACTATAGTGCATTATATAATAAATAGCTGCGATGATATTAGAAAGCTTGGAAGTATTAAATTAAACAAAATACTTTTTTATTCTGATTGTGATATGTTTATCAGAAAAAATAAAACTATCACTAATGATAAATATATAAAAAGACAATATGGACCTGTTCCTAAAAAAATATTGACAATATTGTCAAATCTAGAAAAAAAGAAAAAAATTTCTATAAGAAAGCCTTCTCAAAATAGATTATATGATACAACATTATATTTTAGTTTGACTGATGATATGGATTTGGATATTTTAACAGCAGAAGAGGTTTCTATATTAGAACATTATTTAAAAATTATATCAAATAACTATACAGCTAAAGAAATAAGTGAAATATCTCATGATAGAATATGGGAGTTAGCAGATTTAGGCGAAGAAATACCAATATATACTATACATGCTTCAGAAACTGAAGAAATAAATGCAGATGATATAGAGGCTTTAAGTGCAGCATTATAATATTGAAGTTAATCAAAAAGTATATGATTTTATAGAAAAATATAAACCTATATATTCTGATTTATCTATTCTTTATGATGCGGCTTATTGGAGATTGCAAAGAGATGAAGAAGATTATTTCAATGATAAATTGCAATTGTATATATTAAAAGTAGGTTCAAAAAGCAGTCAAATATCATTATGTTTAGCTTTTGAGAAAGGTATTCAAAAATTAAGCAAAAATACATTTGAAGAAACAAAATTAATTGTTTCAGCTTCTATAACAGATAAAAAAACAAATAAAATTATACAAATTAAAAAATAATAATTATTGATTGACATTTTTTATTTTTTTCTGCATTGATATAGTGTTGCGCTCCCAAAATACACTATCTGTATAGCCCTGTATTTCTTTATTGTTTTCAGCATTTTCGATTCTTTTTTCAGCCCAAGCACAATAGGTTTTATGCTGTTCTATCCCTGAATAATTTCTACCTAATTTCTTAGCTACCACCGAAGTAGTACCGCTTCCCAAAAAAGGATCAAATATAAAATCATTGGCATTAGAGCTTGCTAATATCAATTTCGCTATTAACTTTTCAGGCTTCTGAGTAGGGTGAGCAGTGTTTTCTGACATAGACCAATAAGGTACTGATATGTCATCCCAAAAATTAGAAGGGCATGTGTCTCTAAAATTTCCATCTTCCGTTTCTACCCAATCTTTAGGCTTTCCTTCTATTCTGTATGGAGCTATTACTTTTCTTCTTGTTTTAACATCATCTACATTGAATGTGTATTTATTGGATACGGTAGCAAACCATATATCTTCCATTCCATTCTTCCAATTATTTTTAGCCCCTCTGCCTTTCTCTCTCTGCCAAGTAATTCTGTTTTGTATGTTAAAATATTTTTCTAAAACATTTCCTATTACAAGACTAGACTTCCAATCACAGCATACATATATAGAAGCCTCTTTTTTTAATATTGGAATAATGCTTTCTACCCATAGATGAGTATATTTTTCATAGCTTAAATTATCTATGTCTTTGAATTTATACCCATGATAATTTTTTGATATATTATAAGGCGGATCAACTATCATTAAATCAGCTATATTTTTTTCTATTTTTTTTAATACATCAAAAGTATTGCCGTTTATAGTTTTATTTATAATATCTTCTTTTTTGTATTCTATTATATTTTCATTGTCTATAATACATTTGTCTAGATATGATTTACCTTCTTCTGTATTTATATCAAAATCAATAGTTTTATTTTTGACTGATTTAACTTTAGTATTCATGTATTTTCCGCGATTATAAAAATTATTCCCATTCTATAGTAGCAGGCGGTTTTGAAGATATATCATAAACAACGCGGTTAATACCTTTAACTTCATTTATTATTCTGTTTGATATTATACCCAAAACATTATAATCAATTTTAGCCCAATCAGCAGTCATAGCATCAACACTTTCAACAGCTCTTATAGCACAAACCTGCTCATAAGTTCTTCCGTCGCCCATAACGCCAACACTTTTTACAGGAAGAAGTATAGCAAAAGACTGCCATAATTTTCTATAAAGTCCTGCTTTCTTTATCTCGCTTACAACTATATCATCAGCTTCTTGAAGTATTTTAACTCTCTCTTCTGTGATATCGCCTAATATTCTAACTGCCAAACCAGGACCAGGGAAAGCCTGTCTGTATACAATATCTTCAGGTAATTTTAATTCTAAACCTATCTCTCTAACTTCATCTTTAAATAATTCTCTGAAAGGCTCTAAAAGTTCAAATTTCATGTCCTTTGGAAGTCCGCCAACATTATGATGGCTTTTTATAACAGCAGAGCTTCCTCTTAAAGATACACTCTCTATAACATCAGGATAAAGCGTACCTTGTGCTAAAAATCCAACATTCTCAATCTTTTTAGCCTCATCATTAAACACGCTTACAAATTCATGACCTATTATCTTTCTCTTTTGTTCAGGGTCTGTAACTCCAGCTAATTTATCTAAAAATCTCTTTGAAGCATCAACATAAATTAAATCAATATTGAAATTATCTCTAAATACTTCAACAACTTTTTTATCTTCATCTTTTCTAAGAAGTCCATTATTAACGAATATACATTTTAATTGCTTTCCTATAGCTTTTTCTATTAATACAGCAGCTACAGAAGAATCAACTCCTCCAGAAAGTCCTAATATTACATTTTTATCGCCTACAGTTTCTCTTATTCTTTTTATTTCATATTCTATAAAAGAGCCCATATTCCAATTTCTTTCGCATTTACAAATATTAAATAAGAAATTTTCTATGATTTTTATACCATTTTCAGTATGAACTACTTCAGGGTGAAACTGTATAGCATAAATATTTTTTTGTTTATTTTCTATAGCAGCGAGTTCAGTATTCGGAGTTTTTGCTATAAGTTCAAAACCTTCAGGTATAGATTTAATACTATCTCCATGACTCATCCATACTATATTGCTTTTACCAAATGATTTAAATATGCTTTCATGATTAGTAATTTCAATTTCAGCTTTTCCATATTCACGTTTTTCTGCACCTTCAACTTTTCCGCCCATAGAATAAACTATTATCTGCATACCATAACATATTCCTAGTATAGGCACTCCAAGTTCAAATAACTCTTTATCTACTTTTGGAGCATCTTCTTCATATACGCTTGAAGGTCCTCCTGAAAGTATTATTGCCTTAGGATTAAAATTCTTTATAAAATCTATTGAAACATGAAATGGGTGAATTTCTGAATATACATTTAATTCTCTTATTCTTCTTGTAATAAGCTGTGTAAATTGTGAGCCGAAATCTAGTATTAAA is a genomic window containing:
- a CDS encoding extracellular solute-binding protein, yielding MKNTIKIFLVSLLLIISILSCSNNKKEENINSLVIYTPATRFFIDRLVEEFGKKNPDINVEIIIAGTAEIIKRIEAEKNDPLGDIFFAANENILKYNSELFQEYVTTNYDNIYEDYRSKEKYITGFMLSPSVLIINTNLIKDIKVEGYADLLNPALKGQIAFNDPTTSSSSFEQLVNMLYAMGNGNPENGWDYVEKLYANLDGKLLSSSSAVYKGVADNEYAVGLTFESAAANYIHTGSPIDVIYMKEGVLTKAHSMAIIKNAKNLENAKKFVDFVTSYDAQKIINDELFTRAIIKNLEGSQILMPLENINDIKEDEEMVDKNKEAWLEKFKNIVTAGI
- a CDS encoding ABC transporter substrate-binding protein: MRFFGTFTRIIIILIISIMLFSCSKNENTSETSSLVIYSPSSRDFIDPLIEDFKSKNPNIEVEVIIAGTGELIKRIETEKNDPLCDVLMAANINLVKNNQDLFENYTTTNENEILDSYKNVEGTMTRFMISPSVLIVNTNLVGNINIEGYSDLTNEKLKGKIAFNDPSTSSSSFKHLVTILYTMGKDDINKGWEYIDKLCDNLDGKLLTGSSAVYKGVADNEYTVGLTFENAAANYAVSGSPVKLVYMKEGVIMEPAGIYIIKNAKNMENAKKFLDYMTSFDTQKKMNDELNARAVRKDLGASPILVDIKNINAITSNEELEYIDNFVKENQEAWLEKFKNIITDKL
- a CDS encoding tetratricopeptide repeat protein — protein: MKSKIAEKAYTLIKKKKYKKAKEMLLNNKVRMSHDAEALAMLSFADIFLKDFYGAEELSRKALREDNFCFNAMLAKAYISLHNGHRENALREYFRILDLDPENKVAKDNIERIRFLTNNARGDEINPRAYLLGKKKLSMSRFLVLIPIAFILTFLSYITIDRVYPKIRYVLLDKEQKELREKLENVYLFEGLEDGKIPESAKSPTYSPREVAEMFDKAKNNMRSASVNEAVMIINGALKSDINEYLKERFRVLKQFVIAPDYNIFRESPDYLTVVANYDLYNGGYVKWKADVNTVGQTNIDGIPKKRARLLIYDTADKNIAGVADLIVNVTVTLEPKNYIEVYGKILGYDAKQKSIQLEGQIIKHLPKKK
- a CDS encoding type II toxin-antitoxin system HicB family antitoxin; this encodes MSKYDFNIIIEQDEDGMYIATVPALKSCYTQAKSIDELYIRIKEVIELCLEVEEEHNYLKDNYKYNKLIKADKVEVSI
- a CDS encoding type II toxin-antitoxin system HicA family toxin — protein: MSKLSICDSKTMIKILMLLGFKELRQKGSHKFFINDKGLTTVIPVHNEDLTRGLIRKILKDINITIDEYEKLKKSI
- a CDS encoding pentapeptide repeat-containing protein; translation: MEQPKEYNNEQELIKWLIYDLNEQKKEISKEKNIDINEVENKDLVLNIGYKNPINVTLDKFIKVNFSFDIGKIINLLSIEKIEYLNLDYINLSTLIFEKYFDLSKFKFSIFIDFSCSNFKKTVNFSNTIFNSGVNFWHCKFDDITKFNNCIFSDVDFSDTNFYNYVYFDNSVFNCDLELFQTSFYEKTSFKCTIFNGDVNLLCSYFNNKVFFDHANFNKNIEFPDYYNHFKYFSFNGTIFYSQVIFHYLKLENNFELYNFNVNENTELIFNSIIFTDDKYSISLINNSQKNKICIKKLSILNTRINGKIILKNIDIKNINLKNTYIMDNLYYLDSNFYNILNSETARILKNEELKKSNYIKALEYQAEETRLHKEELKEQFKENKNLKTFGDILSIELSSLYSDNGQNWIKAFICTILFPSVFFTLSYNIYNIPIFIFVLISFLFIPLCDNTKITKYIFISMFTYLILFIPIQNYIFSILIDIDNKSFIKELLSYITPTNFNQIILDKTNESYIYKDNTIIRAISYFIGKIAFWYGSVQTVQAFRKFAKGA
- a CDS encoding Panacea domain-containing protein, producing the protein MNNKYNENKKYETIVHYIINSCDDIRKLGSIKLNKILFYSDCDMFIRKNKTITNDKYIKRQYGPVPKKILTILSNLEKKKKISIRKPSQNRLYDTTLYFSLTDDMDLDILTAEEVSILEHYLKIISNNYTAKEISEISHDRIWELADLGEEIPIYTIHASETEEINADDIEALSAAL
- a CDS encoding DNA-methyltransferase, coding for MNTKVKSVKNKTIDFDINTEEGKSYLDKCIIDNENIIEYKKEDIINKTINGNTFDVLKKIEKNIADLMIVDPPYNISKNYHGYKFKDIDNLSYEKYTHLWVESIIPILKKEASIYVCCDWKSSLVIGNVLEKYFNIQNRITWQREKGRGAKNNWKNGMEDIWFATVSNKYTFNVDDVKTRRKVIAPYRIEGKPKDWVETEDGNFRDTCPSNFWDDISVPYWSMSENTAHPTQKPEKLIAKLILASSNANDFIFDPFLGSGTTSVVAKKLGRNYSGIEQHKTYCAWAEKRIENAENNKEIQGYTDSVFWERNTISMQKKIKNVNQ